In Rhipicephalus sanguineus isolate Rsan-2018 chromosome 1, BIME_Rsan_1.4, whole genome shotgun sequence, the DNA window ATGTGACGTCGTTGGTTTGCCGATACCGGAGGTAGTGTAACACCACGTGAGTTACAGAAAGCGTCAACGTAGTGGTACGCCTTTTGTGCGTATTTTGCCAAGTCATTCGAGTCTAGGCACGGGGTTGGCGTGGTCGTGCGTGGCAAGTATGGGTCGACCGCCCATTGTGAGAACACCGAGGAGCAGCGCGTTTATGAAGAGCGACGGAATAGAGACGGGAGTGCGCCTGCCAGCTCCGCTGGTCATTTACTTTCACGTGGTGAAATGGCTCCAACTTTTTTGTGTTTGCAGATTTGAAACTGCAACAGCAATTTCAGAATTTGAACGGTGTTTTATGCCGTTTCAGTCTCCTACATTTATATTTGTGCCGGGACGCCCAAAAGCGCGACCAtgagttttctttttattttcacatGTAATAAAAATGAGATAAATCACTATGGCAAGCTATTCATGTTTGTTTATTCTGCATATTCTTCTTTCACCCCAATGTTGCCGCTTCTTTTTCTACTTCACATCACACGAAACGGTGAAAACAATGCACACTGACTCTCTTGTAGATGTGAAAAGCAAAGACGCCGCACCATTCTTCGCCTGTCCAATTCTTGTATGtcctcagaaaaaaagaaagagtactcTTCCTGGTGAGGCTTATTTGTGATATAAATAATTCTCTTTAAAGATACGCGTTAACTCTCTTTGaggagtcgcgcctcccactacACTTCGAAGAGAGTGCAataatctccaaagagagttaacgtgtatcAAACTTTAAATAGAGTTATATATATGACAACTGAGGATTCGGCACAAAGAGTAAAATTACCCTTTCTTCCTTCTTAGAGTGTAGGCGTAGACAGTCATAATCTAGGTTGGACCGAACTCTCCTGAAACAACGAGAAGAGAGGTACAGCCAGAAAATGCAAACAGCTAAGTCAGCGAGAGTCGTGGCCGACTACCTTTATTCAGCGCTAATATCTCGCTGCAGAGGGTACTTTAACGTCGTATTTTGCTACATGGCTTTCTGTGACCGGTCTCAAGTGCATGAGCTTAGATGTACAACGAAATCTTCAGCTTCGAAATATGGAAACGCTATCAAGTGCTTATTGGTGTACTCAGGTACATTCCAAAGTAATTATCAACTTTAATTTATTTTCACTTTTAAATAATTAAAACACATGAAGCCTGCTCAGTTTGAAGTTTGGTGGAAAAAGGATAACCCGCGTGATTGGGAAAAGTatgaaaaaaaatgcgtttttaaTCTGTAATGAATTAATGTAGGGACGGTAAGAAACAGCGAAACGCTACGATTGACAGATATGAGTAGTATATTGGTAGGTCATATAAAGAAGTCATGGTGGAAAGGGAGTACTGAAAGGAACATGCGCGGAAATGGCATATCTTCGTAAATTGTTTTTCAGCTTTGTGAGGCAGCCGGCCGGTTTAATTTGTCGTGCAGTACCTGAATGGGTAGAACAGAAAAGATACACAACACGCAACAGACGACATTCAAGAGGAGCAGATGCGATTATGGCACGAAGTTTCTGCTTCCTATAACTTCAAGTGTGCATGAGTCTTAGGTGTTCTTTCACTCCCCATACACGGCGAAAAAAAGACCACGAACACCTGCAGGAACACACATGGTCGAAGTTTGATGCTTGTGGTTGCTTTGGGCGTTCGGCAAGTCAAATCAGTGCTACCACCAGGGTTTCCAGGGTCCAACTTGGCCCAGAACATGTCCACCATGGCCAATCTTGCTCACGCAATGAATAGTATTGACTACGTAGGAAGGACCCGAGACATAAGTGTCTCCGTGTCCACCACCGAAGCCACCGCCGAAGCCTCCACCAAAGCCACCACCGAAGCcaccgccaaagccgcctccatGGCCACCTCCCGCGGTCAGAATAATGAGGCTACCACCTCCGCCGCCGTGGAAACCACCCCGACAAGAGTGGAACAAGGTGAAGGCCAGAGCAAGGGTTGCCTGCACGCAAAATGATGCATCATtatttgtatacatacatatagtccttgtcctctcgctcgtctgttgcctgttttttgctcTGAACTTCATTATGACTGAAATTGCGTATCTTTGAGCATTCAAAAGCTGAACACTCCAGCCGCATGAAGTGACAACAGCGAGCCATTGTTACATAAGTTTTAATGCCTTACCTGGAGCATCATCGATGTAAGTGAAAGTATCAGTGTTGGGTTCTAACGGGCGTGTATTTTGCCAGCTCCGCAGAGACTTTCCGCGTATGATCCTACTCCTCCTAGGAGTAGGCCTTTAAATAGAGACACTTCTCAGTAAACATACATGAATTCAGCAGCATTACAAATGAGTATTATTCGTTTTAGCCAGAAGAAAGAATAGCTAGAGAAAGCATAGCTATTTCGCTGTTATTAGCGACAGGTAGAACTAAAGATAGAACAGCTCTGCCCGTCAATGTTCAGTAATGATAATTGATAAGTATCGGTAAAGTCTCATTGCTTTAGTGAGAAGTATAAAACACAGTATGCTGAAGTAGTGGGCGACTATGACTCGCAAGTGGGAGGGAAAAAATAATGCAGAAACAGTTGTTGGTTAATGGGCAGACTTAATTGGGGAGATGGAGTGGTAATGGGGTAGCAGAAAT includes these proteins:
- the LOC119380620 gene encoding uncharacterized protein LOC119380620 → MVIPVSRGKTLFWATLALAFTLFHSCRGGFHGGGGGSLIILTAGGGHGGGFGGGFGGGFGGGFGGGFGGGHGDTYVSGPSYVVNTIHCVSKIGHGGHVLGQVGPWKPWW